The segment GTGGCGACGGCGGAGTACTCGTAGTGCCCGTCGTCGGGGGTGAAGAGATCGAGCTGGAAGTTCTTCCGGGTCTGGTGCGCGACGTGCTTGCGATAGAGGACGACGCGCAGCCGGAGGTCATTCCACTGGGGGACGACCAGCTCGGTCTCGTGGCCGGTCACGCCGGGCGCCACGGGGTGCCACCGCCGGCACGCCGCGGCGATCTGCTTGAGCGGCAGCCAACTCCAGTACCCTACCTTGATCGCGTAGAAGCAGTCGCGAGCGGGGAGCAGCTCGAGAATCCTGCGCTGGAAGAAGGCCGCATCCATGCGGAACTCCAGGACCACGCGCCGGCCGACCTGCCGCCGGAGGTCGTCGATGAGCTCGCGCAGGAAGGGGACGGCCTGCTTGGAGTCGTGGACGTTGCCGGGACGGTTCTTGAGGCGGAGGATGTGCCCGGTCTGGGCGACGTGGGCGAGCAGCGGGTAGTAGCTGGGATCCTTCCGGTGATGCGGGTTGAAGCCGCGGAAGGCCCAGCCCACCGTGGCCCCCGTGCGGATGACCGAGCCATCGACGTCGATCGTGAGCCGCGGCAGATCCAGGCGCGCCAGCGCCTCGGTCACCAAGGCGCGGTTGAGGGCGACGAGGGGGGCAAGGGTCTCCTGGGTGAACTGGCGCAACCAGTCGGCCACGGTGCGGCGGGTGGGCAACCGCGCCAAGCCGCAGAAGCGCATCACCAGCGGATCGCCGCCGAGGTAGCGCAGGTGCTCCAAGCGCCGGGCCCCAACGTAGAACAGCGCGAGCAGCACCAGTGCGATTCGGGCACTGCCGTAGTCACTGCGCAACCCCGCGAACGCCTGGCGCAACCGCGCTCCCAGGTCGATCTGGCGCAGATAGCGCCCGAGCAGCTCCAGGCCGCCGTACGACGTGAGCGCCTGGGGCATGAACTGGATCGTGAGATCACCCTTGACCACCCGCCGCAAGCTCGCTACGCTCAAGCGCATCAGAGGGGCCTCCAGTGTGAGAGGGAGTGCATGGCTGTGCTCTCCCTTTCGATCGCATTGGAGGCCTCTTTGATTCATATTCCCCGCACTTTCACGTCCCGCTTATTCGCCGATTGGGGCTAACAGCGCGCTCGAGCGGCCGCGCTTCGCGCGCCGCTCAGCGCGAGCGTTCGCCGCACCGGGAAACCGCCGTGACCGGACCGTTGGCGACACCACGAGTGGGCCGCCACCCGACAAGATCCATGGGAGAAACGGCGTGAGAGATGTGATACAGCAGATCGGTCTCGCCATCCTTGCGCTCACCCTGGGCGTCATCGTGTCCCCGCCCGCCACGGAGGCACAGCAGACGCAACGGATATATCGGATAGGCTTCCTCGGGAACTCCACCGCCGCCCTCGAGACCAATCTCGTCGAGCCATTCCGCAAGGGATTGCGTGACCTGGGTTACATCGAGGGCGCGAACAGCCAGATTGAGTATCGATGGGCGGCGGGACAGTATGAACGGTTTCCCGCTCTCATCGCAGAGCTGATCGCCCTGAAGGTCGATGTGATTGTGACCGCCGGTACGCCTGCCGCCCTCGCCGTCAAGAAGGCTACGACCTCGATTCCTCTCGTGATGGTGGCCGTTGGCGACCCAGTCGGCACGAGCCTCGCAGCCAGCCTGAGCCGGCCGGGTGGAAACGCTACTGGGCTGTCTTCGATCGCACCGGACATGGAAGGCAAGCGATTGGAGTTGCTCAGGGAGGTCCTTCCCAAGGTCTCCCACATCGCGGTGCTGTGGAATCCAGCCAACCTGTTTCACGTCGGCTCCTCGAAGCAGGCGCGGGATGCCGCGCAGGCGATGCGAATCAAGTTGCAGTTCTTTGCCGCACGATCCACGGAAGAGCTCGCCGATGCATTTGCTGCAATAGTCAAGGATCGCCCGCAGGCACTCGTGGTCTTCGCGGACCGGGTGTTCCTGCACAACCGCACCCGCATCGTGGACTTCGCACTCGCGAGCCACTTGCCAACGGCGGTGACGCACCAGGAACTGGTTGACACCGGCGGCCTGATGTCTTTCGGGGCGAACTATCCCGATATGCACCGACGCGCGGCGATATACGTCGACAAGATCCTCAAGGGCGCGAAGCCCGGTGACTTGCCGATCGAGCAACCCACGAGGTTCGAGCTCGTCATCAATCTGAAGACTGCCAAGGCGCTGGGGTTGACGATTCCGGCTTCGGTGCTGCTTCGGGCAGATCGCGTCGTCGAATGACCGAGCGCCGAACTACAGGATTCACGCGGCGGCCTTCGGCCGCGGGTGATCCTGCGCGTTCGGCGCACGAGCGGTGGAGCCCGTCGCGACGACGCGCGGCGTCGACAGGGCGCGGCCCTCGGTTGACGGCGCGGCAGCGGCTCGGGCGGGCCGATGGGCCGCACACGCAGCCGTGGCCGGTGGACCATGGCCATCGCGG is part of the Candidatus Methylomirabilota bacterium genome and harbors:
- a CDS encoding IS1380 family transposase, which produces MRLSVASLRRVVKGDLTIQFMPQALTSYGGLELLGRYLRQIDLGARLRQAFAGLRSDYGSARIALVLLALFYVGARRLEHLRYLGGDPLVMRFCGLARLPTRRTVADWLRQFTQETLAPLVALNRALVTEALARLDLPRLTIDVDGSVIRTGATVGWAFRGFNPHHRKDPSYYPLLAHVAQTGHILRLKNRPGNVHDSKQAVPFLRELIDDLRRQVGRRVVLEFRMDAAFFQRRILELLPARDCFYAIKVGYWSWLPLKQIAAACRRWHPVAPGVTGHETELVVPQWNDLRLRVVLYRKHVAHQTRKNFQLDLFTPDDGHYEYSAVATNLPLGLPALWAFACGRGAQEKTFAELKGEFALDVVPTKHYAANSAWQQLSILAHNLIRSFQLETLAEPKPRSRKRTSGYLFRSMRTLRFLLIARAGRLTRLGGRNVLRLAKNPATESLYEQIAHRLAA
- a CDS encoding ABC transporter substrate-binding protein, with the translated sequence MIQQIGLAILALTLGVIVSPPATEAQQTQRIYRIGFLGNSTAALETNLVEPFRKGLRDLGYIEGANSQIEYRWAAGQYERFPALIAELIALKVDVIVTAGTPAALAVKKATTSIPLVMVAVGDPVGTSLAASLSRPGGNATGLSSIAPDMEGKRLELLREVLPKVSHIAVLWNPANLFHVGSSKQARDAAQAMRIKLQFFAARSTEELADAFAAIVKDRPQALVVFADRVFLHNRTRIVDFALASHLPTAVTHQELVDTGGLMSFGANYPDMHRRAAIYVDKILKGAKPGDLPIEQPTRFELVINLKTAKALGLTIPASVLLRADRVVE